The following proteins are encoded in a genomic region of Micrococcaceae bacterium Sec5.8:
- a CDS encoding dienelactone hydrolase family protein has product MAKQQESLAGFTESTFRHGNIRHQVFRAGAGPAVILIHEVPGIHPGVLDLARRLIGRGYTVYLPSMFGRPGGPAGKGIVQSIAKVCISREFAVLANRSSPAAGWLRALAGRAHQECGGPGVGAIGMCMTGSFALAMALEPAVLAPVMSQPVLPAGLTARRRAAVGLDETELARVKDRTAQGLRLLGLRFSNDRACPAERFATMRREFGAGFEGIDIDSSPGNPFGIPQSAHCVLTVDLVDTPGHPTQAALDRTIEFIGERLRPKAPTPETEEK; this is encoded by the coding sequence ATGGCGAAGCAACAGGAATCATTGGCCGGTTTCACCGAGTCGACCTTCCGTCACGGGAACATCCGCCACCAGGTCTTCCGGGCAGGTGCGGGCCCGGCGGTGATCCTGATCCACGAGGTCCCGGGTATCCACCCGGGGGTGCTGGACCTCGCCCGCAGGCTGATCGGCCGGGGCTACACCGTGTACCTCCCCTCCATGTTCGGACGTCCCGGCGGACCAGCCGGGAAGGGCATCGTTCAGTCCATTGCGAAGGTCTGCATTTCGCGGGAATTCGCGGTCCTGGCGAACCGGAGCAGCCCCGCGGCGGGCTGGCTGCGGGCCCTCGCCGGCCGGGCCCACCAGGAGTGCGGCGGCCCAGGCGTCGGAGCGATCGGAATGTGCATGACGGGCAGTTTCGCCCTCGCCATGGCGCTGGAGCCGGCCGTGCTCGCGCCGGTCATGAGCCAGCCCGTGCTGCCGGCGGGCTTGACCGCCCGGAGACGGGCCGCCGTCGGCCTGGACGAGACCGAACTGGCGCGCGTCAAGGACCGGACCGCCCAGGGGCTGCGGCTCCTCGGCTTGCGCTTCAGCAATGACCGGGCGTGCCCGGCGGAGCGTTTCGCCACGATGCGGCGCGAATTCGGTGCGGGTTTTGAAGGCATCGACATCGATTCCTCACCCGGGAACCCGTTCGGGATCCCGCAGTCCGCGCACTGCGTTCTGACAGTTGACCTCGTGGATACACCGGGCCACCCGACGCAGGCTGCCCTTGATCGGACCATCGAATTCATCGGCGAGCGCCTGCGCCCCAAGGCGCCAACCCCGGAAACAGAGGAGAAGTAG
- a CDS encoding TspO/MBR family protein, with amino-acid sequence MKLKTLVWTSAATAATAAAGGVATDPESSWYRALRKPDWQPPAIAFPVVWTALYADLAVSSAVALDSDEGSDTPGHTTAAQELRAYRGALAVNFALNAAWSWLFWRSRRPWLAAAECAVLTASSADLVRRTYRLSPGAGVSLAPYALWCGFATALSTAIARLNPQAADRR; translated from the coding sequence ATGAAATTGAAGACACTGGTGTGGACTTCCGCCGCGACTGCGGCGACGGCCGCGGCCGGCGGAGTGGCGACGGACCCGGAAAGCAGCTGGTACCGGGCGCTGCGTAAACCGGACTGGCAGCCGCCCGCCATCGCGTTTCCGGTGGTCTGGACGGCGCTCTACGCGGATCTCGCCGTGAGTTCCGCCGTCGCGCTGGACAGCGACGAGGGCTCCGACACCCCCGGACACACAACGGCGGCGCAGGAACTGCGCGCCTACCGGGGCGCGTTGGCCGTGAACTTCGCCCTCAATGCCGCGTGGAGCTGGCTCTTCTGGCGCTCCCGCCGGCCGTGGCTGGCTGCGGCTGAGTGCGCTGTTTTGACGGCAAGCAGCGCAGACCTGGTCCGCCGAACCTACCGGCTCAGCCCGGGAGCCGGCGTATCCCTGGCTCCCTACGCGCTGTGGTGCGGCTTCGCGACGGCTCTGTCCACGGCGATCGCGCGGCTGAATCCGCAGGCCGCTGACCGGCGGTAA
- a CDS encoding long-chain-fatty-acid--CoA ligase, translated as MKHKPSRAARSRPAQRAGQSTGDRPWTGSYSPGVPADLALPTGTLVDLVDDSVRRYGSKTALEFFGARTSYRELGALISRAAAGLEKLGVKAGDRVALVLPNCPQHIVAFHAVLRLGAVVVEHNPLYTDRELRHQFEDHGAVVAIVWDKAVEKVRQLPADVGLRSIVSVELIPAMPLLQRLALRLPVGAARKARAALTVGRHEPKGRPTPAVRPVLPWPGLLDAGELRKKHPRPAAQDLAVLQYTSGTTGLPKGAMLSHANLQANAAQGRAWVPGLKNGRETVYAVLPMFHAYGLTLCMTFALSIGAKLVLFPKFDVDLVLKALKKSPATFLPAVPPIYDRIAAAAAERGIGLDSIRFSISGAMNLPTATVETWEKATGGYLIEGYGLTETSPIAIGNPFGPSRKPGTVGVPFPLTDIRVVDPRNAAVDRAPGEEGELLIRGPQVFTGYWNRPEETEEALLDGGWFRTGDIVSVDDEYFVTIRDRIKELIITGGFNVSPSEVEDVLATYPAVSEVSVVGLPRPGGGEDVVAAVVPVPGAAIEPDALLAFARKHLTAYKVPRKVVVLDSLPRSLIGKVLRREIRDTLVAGR; from the coding sequence ATGAAGCACAAACCCTCACGTGCGGCGCGCAGCAGACCGGCGCAGCGGGCCGGTCAGTCCACCGGCGACCGTCCGTGGACTGGTTCCTACAGTCCGGGGGTGCCGGCTGACCTGGCGCTTCCAACGGGGACGCTCGTGGACCTCGTGGACGACTCGGTGCGGCGGTACGGGTCCAAGACGGCGCTGGAGTTCTTCGGCGCCCGCACGAGCTACCGCGAGTTGGGCGCGCTGATCAGCCGCGCGGCTGCGGGACTGGAGAAATTGGGTGTCAAGGCCGGTGACAGGGTCGCACTGGTGCTGCCGAACTGTCCGCAGCACATCGTTGCTTTCCATGCCGTCCTGCGCCTCGGCGCCGTGGTGGTCGAACACAACCCGCTGTACACGGACCGGGAACTGCGCCACCAGTTCGAGGACCACGGCGCCGTCGTCGCGATCGTCTGGGACAAGGCTGTGGAAAAGGTCCGCCAACTGCCGGCCGACGTCGGGCTCCGGAGCATCGTCTCCGTGGAACTCATTCCGGCCATGCCCCTGCTGCAGCGGCTGGCACTCCGGCTTCCGGTGGGCGCGGCCCGCAAAGCCCGCGCCGCCCTGACGGTGGGCCGGCACGAGCCGAAGGGCCGGCCCACCCCGGCTGTGCGGCCCGTGCTGCCCTGGCCGGGTCTCCTCGACGCCGGCGAGCTAAGGAAGAAGCACCCGCGCCCCGCGGCCCAGGACCTCGCCGTCCTCCAATACACCTCCGGCACCACCGGGCTCCCCAAAGGAGCCATGCTCAGCCACGCCAATCTGCAGGCCAACGCCGCGCAGGGCCGGGCCTGGGTGCCGGGGCTCAAGAACGGCCGGGAAACCGTATACGCCGTACTGCCGATGTTCCACGCGTACGGCCTGACCCTCTGCATGACGTTCGCCCTGAGTATCGGTGCGAAGCTGGTCCTCTTTCCGAAGTTCGACGTCGACCTCGTGTTGAAGGCGCTCAAGAAGTCCCCGGCGACGTTCCTGCCGGCCGTGCCGCCGATCTATGACCGGATCGCCGCCGCCGCCGCTGAACGCGGCATCGGGCTGGACAGCATCCGCTTCTCGATCTCGGGCGCCATGAATTTGCCGACGGCAACGGTGGAGACCTGGGAGAAAGCGACCGGCGGCTATCTGATCGAGGGCTACGGACTGACTGAAACCTCGCCGATCGCAATCGGCAACCCTTTCGGTCCCAGCCGCAAACCCGGGACCGTGGGCGTGCCCTTCCCGCTGACCGACATCCGGGTCGTCGATCCCCGGAACGCCGCCGTGGATCGCGCCCCGGGCGAGGAGGGCGAGCTCCTCATCCGCGGGCCGCAGGTGTTCACTGGATACTGGAACCGTCCGGAGGAGACCGAGGAAGCCCTGCTCGACGGCGGCTGGTTCCGCACGGGCGACATCGTCTCGGTGGACGACGAGTACTTCGTGACAATCCGCGACCGGATCAAGGAACTGATCATCACCGGAGGCTTCAATGTCTCACCCAGTGAGGTGGAGGATGTGCTCGCCACGTATCCGGCCGTTTCGGAAGTCTCGGTCGTAGGTCTCCCCCGGCCCGGGGGCGGCGAGGACGTCGTCGCCGCCGTCGTTCCTGTCCCGGGCGCCGCCATCGAGCCCGACGCGCTCTTGGCCTTCGCCCGCAAACACCTGACCGCCTACAAGGTGCCGCGCAAAGTGGTGGTGCTCGATTCGCTTCCGCGTTCCTTGATCGGCAAGGTCCTTCGCCGCGAGATCCGGGACACCCTCGTGGCCGGGCGCTGA
- a CDS encoding MBL fold metallo-hydrolase gives MTDHQPTLRFLGATDTVTGSRYLIEAGGKRILVDCGLFQGYKRSRERNRLPFPVRPASIDAVVLTHAHLDHTGYIPALVRDGFTGPVIATDGTTDLCKLLLPDSGYLQEEEARYATHTGSSSHHPALPLYTAADAVTSLNSFQALGFDVPRDLGGGMELTFVPAGHILGAAQVHVRIGALAVHFTGDLGRVDDPLMNPPRPLGGTDVLVTESTYGNRKHSAADPEGQLRDIINRVAKRNGVVLFAAFAVGRAETLMLHLSRLRSKNLIPDIPVYLNSPMAIDASGMYQRHPEEHRLNAQEYLNMYKVAKLTRSVDESKLLNLRGGPMIIISASGMLTGGRILHHLAAYGPDPKNAVILSGYQAGGTRGAMLAAGERALRIYGEDIKIRAEVVQMENLSAHADGDGLMAWMKAAERAPRMTYITHGEPDASDALRLRIKRELGWRTRVPEHLETVSIAEPR, from the coding sequence ATGACAGACCATCAGCCCACCCTCCGTTTCCTCGGCGCTACGGATACCGTCACCGGCTCGAGGTATCTGATCGAGGCGGGCGGCAAACGCATACTCGTGGACTGCGGGTTGTTCCAGGGCTACAAACGCAGCCGGGAACGCAACCGGCTGCCCTTCCCGGTCCGGCCGGCCTCCATTGACGCCGTGGTCCTGACCCACGCGCACCTGGACCACACCGGCTACATCCCGGCCCTCGTGCGGGACGGATTTACGGGGCCGGTGATTGCCACTGACGGCACCACGGACCTCTGCAAGCTGCTCCTGCCCGATAGCGGCTACCTGCAGGAGGAGGAGGCCCGCTACGCCACCCACACGGGGTCAAGCAGCCATCACCCGGCGCTTCCGCTGTACACGGCTGCCGACGCCGTGACCTCGCTCAACAGCTTTCAGGCGCTCGGCTTCGACGTTCCCCGCGACCTGGGCGGAGGAATGGAATTGACGTTTGTTCCCGCCGGCCACATCCTGGGCGCTGCCCAGGTCCACGTCCGGATCGGGGCGCTCGCGGTGCACTTCACTGGCGACCTGGGCCGGGTGGATGACCCGCTGATGAACCCGCCCCGGCCCCTGGGCGGCACCGATGTCCTGGTGACGGAGTCGACGTACGGGAACCGGAAACACTCCGCGGCGGATCCTGAAGGGCAACTGCGGGACATTATCAACCGGGTCGCGAAGCGCAACGGTGTGGTCTTGTTCGCGGCGTTCGCCGTCGGCCGCGCCGAGACCTTGATGCTGCACCTTTCCCGTCTCCGCAGCAAGAACCTGATTCCCGATATCCCGGTCTACCTCAACAGCCCGATGGCCATCGACGCCTCCGGAATGTACCAACGGCACCCCGAGGAGCACCGCCTCAACGCGCAGGAATACCTGAACATGTACAAGGTGGCGAAGCTGACCCGTTCCGTCGACGAATCCAAACTGCTGAACCTCCGCGGGGGGCCGATGATCATCATCTCAGCCAGTGGCATGCTGACCGGAGGAAGGATCCTCCACCACCTCGCCGCCTATGGCCCCGATCCGAAAAACGCCGTGATCCTCAGCGGTTACCAGGCCGGCGGCACCCGCGGTGCGATGCTGGCGGCCGGCGAACGCGCACTGCGTATCTACGGCGAGGACATCAAGATCCGGGCCGAGGTGGTCCAGATGGAAAACTTGTCGGCGCACGCAGACGGCGACGGGCTGATGGCGTGGATGAAAGCCGCGGAGAGAGCACCCAGGATGACGTACATCACCCACGGCGAACCGGACGCCTCGGACGCCCTCCGTCTGCGGATCAAGCGCGAGCTGGGCTGGCGCACCCGCGTCCCCGAACACCTCGAAACGGTCTCCATCGCGGAGCCCCGGTGA
- a CDS encoding erythromycin esterase family protein, translated as MTSGVGKAPVLAEIHSLARPLKTDRDLDGLVRRARDCRFVAVGEASHGTHEFYTWRDTVSKRLIEEDGYNWIGVEGDWPDCWRINRWVRGETGQDQGVHALLAGFERWPTWMWANEEVAAFLDWLRTWNLRRPASRRVGFYGLDVYSLWDSLRAIIGWLQENAPDAVADAMRAWQCFLPHQEDPHKYAWNTRLVPASCEADVIALLTEIRRRASSPDRQDEAAFDAVQNAEVAANAEHYYRIMVRGDRQSWNVRDHHMADTIDRLSRHLGPGSKGIVWEHNTHVGDARGTDMAQDGLINVGQLLRERHAAEGVMLVGLAGHRGHVMAADAWGSAERIMPVPPARPGSHEDLLHQALGVPSVLEFGEDRSGPWLSSWFGHRAIGVVYHPERESGNYVPTRIGERYDALIWLESTHALRPVHHEGPPRDPEFETEPTGY; from the coding sequence GTGACCTCCGGCGTCGGGAAAGCCCCGGTACTGGCGGAAATCCACTCGCTGGCACGTCCGCTGAAGACCGACCGGGACCTTGACGGGCTGGTCCGGCGCGCCCGGGACTGCCGGTTTGTTGCCGTCGGTGAGGCGTCCCACGGCACCCACGAGTTCTACACGTGGCGGGACACCGTCAGCAAGCGCCTCATCGAAGAGGACGGGTACAACTGGATCGGTGTCGAGGGGGACTGGCCCGACTGCTGGCGGATCAACCGCTGGGTGCGGGGCGAGACCGGGCAGGACCAGGGTGTCCACGCCCTGCTCGCCGGCTTTGAACGCTGGCCTACCTGGATGTGGGCAAATGAGGAAGTGGCGGCGTTCCTGGACTGGCTCCGCACGTGGAACCTCCGCCGTCCAGCCAGCAGACGGGTCGGTTTTTACGGCCTCGACGTGTACTCGCTGTGGGATTCGCTGCGCGCGATCATCGGCTGGCTCCAAGAGAATGCTCCCGACGCCGTTGCCGATGCCATGCGTGCCTGGCAGTGCTTCCTGCCCCACCAGGAGGACCCGCACAAGTACGCCTGGAACACCCGGCTGGTCCCAGCGTCCTGCGAAGCCGATGTGATCGCGCTCCTCACCGAGATCCGCCGCCGCGCGTCCAGTCCGGACCGTCAGGACGAGGCAGCGTTCGACGCCGTGCAGAACGCCGAGGTGGCAGCCAACGCCGAACACTATTACCGGATCATGGTCCGCGGAGACCGCCAGTCCTGGAACGTCCGCGACCACCACATGGCCGACACCATCGACCGGCTCAGCCGGCACCTGGGTCCCGGTTCAAAGGGCATCGTCTGGGAGCACAACACCCATGTGGGCGATGCCCGCGGCACGGACATGGCCCAGGACGGACTCATCAACGTGGGGCAGCTGCTGCGCGAACGGCACGCCGCGGAAGGCGTGATGTTGGTGGGCCTGGCCGGCCACCGGGGCCACGTCATGGCGGCGGATGCCTGGGGCAGCGCGGAGCGGATCATGCCGGTTCCGCCGGCGCGGCCGGGCAGCCACGAGGATCTTCTGCACCAGGCGCTGGGGGTGCCGTCAGTACTGGAATTCGGGGAGGACAGATCGGGCCCGTGGCTTTCCAGCTGGTTTGGCCACCGTGCGATCGGCGTTGTCTACCATCCGGAGCGGGAGTCCGGGAACTACGTTCCAACCCGGATCGGCGAGCGCTACGACGCGCTGATCTGGCTGGAGAGCACCCATGCCCTGCGGCCGGTGCACCATGAAGGACCTCCGCGGGACCCGGAATTCGAGACGGAACCGACCGGCTACTGA
- a CDS encoding universal stress protein, with translation MSKPIVVGINESPGSEAALAWALERAARQKLPVTVIHAVDDRWMSPDFQYHELIRQSGMELLQKAQASASEQTPGVKVDIQLRHGSGGSVLREVSKEASMVVVGEHDKHWMDGGPMTDRALQIVSASEIPAAVIPLNRGAGGHGVVVGVDGSEESLQAVELAAAEADRGGDELTVILAFRRPARWLENQLPDSSLAGTILEEDRVVLAESVAGLGDKYPDLVVHQRLESDADPAKALVEAARTARLLVIGSRGRGGFSRMLLGSTAHAVLLSLPCPTIVTRVHKVKHGD, from the coding sequence ATGAGTAAACCAATCGTCGTCGGTATCAACGAGTCCCCCGGAAGTGAGGCCGCACTCGCGTGGGCCCTGGAGCGGGCGGCCCGGCAGAAGCTCCCGGTCACGGTCATTCACGCCGTGGATGACCGCTGGATGTCCCCGGACTTTCAATACCACGAACTCATCAGGCAATCCGGCATGGAGCTTCTCCAAAAGGCGCAAGCCAGTGCCAGCGAGCAGACGCCCGGCGTGAAGGTGGACATTCAACTCCGTCACGGCAGCGGCGGCTCGGTCCTTCGGGAAGTCTCCAAGGAGGCTTCCATGGTGGTTGTGGGTGAGCACGACAAGCACTGGATGGACGGCGGGCCCATGACCGACCGTGCGCTGCAGATCGTATCGGCTTCGGAAATCCCTGCAGCGGTGATCCCGCTGAACCGCGGCGCCGGCGGCCACGGCGTCGTGGTGGGTGTGGACGGTTCCGAAGAGTCCCTGCAGGCTGTGGAGCTCGCCGCGGCCGAAGCGGACCGGGGAGGGGATGAGTTGACGGTCATCCTTGCGTTCCGCAGGCCGGCCCGTTGGCTCGAAAACCAGCTGCCCGACAGCAGCCTCGCCGGGACCATCCTCGAAGAAGACCGGGTGGTCCTCGCCGAATCCGTTGCCGGGCTGGGCGATAAGTACCCGGACCTGGTGGTCCACCAGCGCCTGGAGTCCGACGCCGACCCCGCCAAGGCACTGGTCGAGGCTGCCCGGACTGCCCGGCTCCTGGTGATCGGCAGCCGCGGGCGCGGTGGCTTCTCCAGGATGCTGCTGGGCTCCACAGCCCACGCCGTCCTGCTCAGCTTGCCATGCCCCACCATCGTCACCCGGGTGCACAAGGTCAAGCACGGGGACTGA
- a CDS encoding anion permease, with product MEITIMVALVIVLALFFDFTNGFHDTANAMATPIATGAIKPKTAVALAAVLNLVGAFLSTEVARTVSGGIIKEGSDGIQITPDIIFAGLMGAILWNMITWLKGLPSSSSHALFGGLIGAAIAGIGIHSINFESLMQKVILPAVFAPIIAGGVAYLCTKLAYGLTARHDPETGSKLTQKRGGFRNGQIFTSSLVALAHGTNDAQKTMGIITLVLIAAGTQQPGSGPQLWVIASCALAIAIGTYSGGWRIIRTMGSGLTDVKPAQGFAAESSTASAILASSHLGFALSTTQVASGSVIGSGLGRRGTTVRWGTAGKIALGWLFTLPAAGMVGALTAILVKTGVVGIVIAAVAGTGAVLYMFLHSKKSHIGHHNAVEVEEAGAAVRFRKKKALAVSRANNKPEGEL from the coding sequence GTGGAAATCACCATCATGGTGGCGCTGGTAATTGTGCTGGCGCTTTTTTTTGACTTCACCAACGGATTTCATGACACGGCCAATGCGATGGCCACGCCCATCGCCACCGGCGCCATCAAACCCAAAACGGCAGTAGCCCTCGCGGCGGTGCTGAATCTGGTGGGGGCCTTCCTGTCCACGGAAGTGGCGAGGACCGTATCCGGTGGAATCATCAAGGAAGGCTCCGACGGGATCCAGATCACTCCGGACATCATCTTCGCCGGGCTGATGGGCGCCATCCTGTGGAACATGATCACATGGCTGAAGGGCCTCCCGTCGAGTTCCTCGCATGCGCTCTTCGGCGGCCTGATTGGTGCGGCCATCGCCGGCATCGGGATCCATTCGATCAACTTTGAAAGCCTGATGCAGAAGGTGATCCTCCCTGCCGTCTTCGCGCCCATCATCGCAGGCGGAGTCGCGTACCTGTGCACCAAACTCGCTTACGGGCTCACGGCCCGGCACGATCCGGAGACCGGCAGCAAGCTCACGCAAAAGCGCGGCGGCTTCCGGAATGGCCAGATTTTTACCTCCAGCCTCGTTGCCCTGGCGCACGGCACCAACGACGCCCAGAAGACCATGGGCATCATCACCCTGGTACTGATCGCCGCCGGTACCCAACAGCCTGGTTCCGGTCCGCAGCTTTGGGTTATCGCCTCCTGCGCCCTCGCCATTGCGATCGGCACGTATTCCGGCGGCTGGCGGATCATCCGCACCATGGGATCCGGGCTCACCGACGTCAAGCCTGCCCAGGGCTTTGCCGCTGAAAGCAGCACGGCGTCCGCCATTCTGGCGTCTTCGCACTTAGGTTTTGCGCTGTCCACCACCCAGGTGGCCTCCGGGTCCGTCATCGGTTCGGGGCTGGGCCGCCGCGGTACCACCGTCCGCTGGGGCACAGCCGGAAAGATTGCCCTGGGCTGGCTGTTCACCCTGCCCGCTGCCGGAATGGTGGGCGCCCTGACCGCCATCCTGGTGAAGACCGGCGTCGTGGGCATTGTGATTGCCGCCGTGGCGGGCACCGGTGCGGTGCTGTACATGTTCCTGCACTCGAAGAAGTCGCATATCGGCCACCACAACGCTGTTGAGGTCGAGGAAGCCGGCGCGGCCGTGAGGTTCCGCAAAAAGAAGGCGCTGGCCGTCAGCCGCGCCAACAACAAGCCGGAGGGCGAACTGTAA
- a CDS encoding dihydrofolate reductase family protein, which yields MAGFQYFVASSLDGFLATADDGLEWLLQFDGFAGGKESYDAFLADVGCIVMGGDTYAWLQKHEPDSWPYPATPCWVFTHHELSAPRGANVTFVRGPVAEFVEDLRTDARGRNVWIVGGGILAAQFADAGALDEIIISIIPVVLGHGKAVLPLSSPTPPLELLSSHTMGRGIVELRYRLVRGPA from the coding sequence ATGGCCGGCTTCCAGTATTTCGTCGCGTCCTCGCTGGACGGGTTTCTCGCCACCGCCGATGACGGACTTGAGTGGCTGCTGCAGTTCGACGGGTTTGCCGGCGGCAAGGAAAGCTATGACGCTTTTCTGGCAGATGTCGGATGCATCGTGATGGGCGGCGACACGTACGCCTGGCTCCAGAAGCATGAACCGGACTCCTGGCCGTATCCCGCGACGCCCTGCTGGGTGTTCACCCACCACGAACTCTCGGCCCCCCGGGGCGCCAACGTGACCTTCGTCCGCGGTCCTGTCGCCGAATTCGTCGAGGACCTTCGAACCGACGCGCGGGGCCGGAACGTATGGATCGTCGGCGGCGGAATCCTGGCGGCCCAGTTCGCCGATGCCGGTGCGCTCGACGAGATCATCATCTCAATCATTCCCGTGGTTCTCGGCCACGGCAAAGCGGTGCTGCCCCTGTCGAGCCCCACGCCGCCCTTGGAACTGTTGTCCTCGCACACGATGGGGCGGGGCATCGTTGAGCTGCGCTACCGGTTGGTCAGGGGCCCGGCGTAG